The genomic stretch AGGATTTATAGGTTCAAACTTTGTGCCATACTTCCTAGATAAATATCTTGAATATAATCTAATAAACCTAGACCTATTAACATACGCAGGAAACCTAGATAATCTAAAAGAGTGTGAAGGTAATCCTAGATATAAATTTATCAAAGGTGATATTTGTAATAGAGAATTAGTTGAATTTATTTTTACTGAATATGATATCTCAGGTGTAATTCACTTTGCAGCAGAATCACACGTAGATAACTCTATAAAAAATCCAGGTGTATTTGTACAAACAAATGTAAATGGTACTTTTACTTTAATTGATGTTGCATATAAATATTGGATGAATAAACCATTTGAATATAAAGAAAAATATAATAATAGTAGATTTCATCATATCTCAACAGATGAAGTATATGGAACACTAACACTAAATCCAACAGATTTATTCACTGAAGCAACTCCTTATGCTCCAAACTCACCATATTCAGCTTCAAAAGCATCAAGTGATATGATTATAAGAGCATATAATGAAACTTATGGAATGAATACAGTAATTACAAACTGTTCAAACAACTATGGACCAAAACAACATGATGAGAAACTAATTCCTACAATTATACGAAAAGCACTAAATAATGAATCTATTCCAATTTATGGAGATGGTAAAAATATTAGAGATTGGTTATATGTTCTAGATCATTGTAAAGGTATTGATATAGTTTACCATACAGGAAAAACTGCAAACACTTATAATATCGGTGGAAGAAATGAAAGAACAAATTTACAAATAGTAGATGCTATCACAACAATTCTAGATGAAAAAGTTCCTTCAAAAACATTAGGTTCATATAAAGAGTTAATTACATTTGTAGAAGATAGAGCAGGACATGATAGAAGATATGCAATTGATGCAACAAAGCTTGAAACTGAGTTAGGTTGGAAAGCAAACGAGAACTTTGATACAGGAATTATTTTGACTGTTGAATGGTATCTAAAAAAGTATAAGGTAACAAAATGATACATGTAACAAAAACATATTTACCAAATAAAGAAAAATATATACAATATGTAGATGAAATCTATAAAAGTGGTTGGATTACAAATAATGGTCCAATGCTAAAAAAATTGGAAGAAAGACTTGCAAAATATTTAGGTGTAAAAAATGTAGTGTTAGTATCAAATGGTACTACGGCATTAGAAATTGCATATAGAACACTTGACTTAGAAGGTTTTGCAATCACTACACCATTTTCTTTCGTGGCGACTACAAGTTCGTTAGTGACAAATGGCTTATTACCAATATTTGCAGATATAGATGAGAAAACTTTAAATCTAGATCCAAAAAATATAGAAAAACTTATCACGCCAAATACAAGTGCAATCGTTCCTGTACATGTATTTGGAAATACTTGTGAAGTAGAAGCCATAGAAGAAATAGCAAACAAACATAATCTCAAAGTCATCTACGATGCAGCTCATGCTTTTGATGTGAAGTATAAAGATACATCAGTACTAAACTATGGAGATATATCAACTCTTAGTTTTCATGCGACAAAACTTTTCCATACCATAGAGGGTGGAGCTTTAATCATCAACGATGATAAACTCGCTCAAAAAGCAAGATACCTTATAAACTTTGGTATAGAAAACGCAGAGTCTATTCCACATCTTGGGACAAATGCAAAAATGAACGAGTTTGAAGCGGCCATGGGTTTATGTGTACTTGATGATATAGAAGAGATTAAAAACAAAAGAAAAACCATCTCAGACTCTTACAAAAAAGAGCTCAAAGGCTTAGTGACATTTCAAGAACAAAATGAAAATGCAAGTGAAAACTATAGTTATGTTCCAGTAGTTTTTAAAAATGAAAAGGAACTTCTAAAAGTACAAAAATCTTTAAATGAGAAACAGATATTTCCAAGAAGATACTTCTACCCATCACTTGACACTTTGGATTACATAGAACCAAAACAAGAGTGTAAAATTTCAAGAGATATAAGTAAACGCATACTTTGTTTACCTACTTTTGCAGAGCTTACACAAGATGAACAAAACATTATTATTAGTACTATAAAAAAGGCTTTATAATGGATAAATACAAAATCCCAAATGTAAAAACATTTGAATATACAAAAATTATTGGTTTAGAAAATATTGAGTTTGGAAAAAATATCATAATAGATGATTTTGCTTTTGTGTATGCTAAGGGAAAAATAAAATTAGGTAATTTTGTACATATAGGTATTTATGCTTCTATAACTGGTGGAGATGAATTAACTGTAGGCGATTTTAGTGCTATTTCTCAAGGTGTTAGAATCTTAACTGCGACTGATGATTTTAAAGATTGGGGATTTGGCAATTCTACTATTGATAATCAATTTAGAAATGTGCAAAGTTCACCAATTACAATAGGTAAATTTTGTATCATTGGAGCTAATTCTGTAATTCTACCAGGTGTGAGTATTCCAGAAGGTGCAATGGTTGGTACCAATTCTGTAATCACCAAAGATTTAGAACCTTGGGGAATTTATGTTGGCAATAAAAGAGTTGGAACAAGAAATAAAGAAGAAGTTTTAAAAAACTATGAAAAGTTTTTAGCTACTCCTGAAAATGAACGAGTTGGAAGTTTGTTTCAATGATATTACACATAGTTCCAGATGATAAGTTTATAGATATGGCTTACAATATGTTTGAAAAGGCTAGTCCTAACAATAATGAGTTTATGGTTGTAACTCAAAAAGATAAATTCAAGTATATAAAAACTACTCCTATTACAAAAATAACAAGAAAAGAGATTCTTTCCAAAGAATTTTCTGATTCTTTAAAAAAATATGAGTTTATTGTTTTCCATGTTTTAAGTGATATAGACAAAAAACTTGTTTTAAATGCAAAAGAAAATGTGAAGTTTCTTTGGCTGGGTTGGGGGTTTGATTACTATTGTTATTTGGATAAAAAGTTGTTAGATAGCAGAACATTAAAACTAAAAGAGAGTCTAGCTACTTCTAAAGATTTTTTTGGAAAAGATATATTGAGAAGCTTGAAGAATTTTATAAAATATAATATTCTTTATAAAAATATAGATAATCTAGAAAAAGTTTTTAATAGAATCAACTATTTTGCACCTGTTTTGTACGAAGATTATTTATTAGTGCAAAATCAATTCAAAACTTTTCATCTTAAATATTTAGATTGGAACTA from Poseidonibacter antarcticus encodes the following:
- a CDS encoding acyltransferase — protein: MDKYKIPNVKTFEYTKIIGLENIEFGKNIIIDDFAFVYAKGKIKLGNFVHIGIYASITGGDELTVGDFSAISQGVRILTATDDFKDWGFGNSTIDNQFRNVQSSPITIGKFCIIGANSVILPGVSIPEGAMVGTNSVITKDLEPWGIYVGNKRVGTRNKEEVLKNYEKFLATPENERVGSLFQ
- a CDS encoding DegT/DnrJ/EryC1/StrS family aminotransferase; this encodes MIHVTKTYLPNKEKYIQYVDEIYKSGWITNNGPMLKKLEERLAKYLGVKNVVLVSNGTTALEIAYRTLDLEGFAITTPFSFVATTSSLVTNGLLPIFADIDEKTLNLDPKNIEKLITPNTSAIVPVHVFGNTCEVEAIEEIANKHNLKVIYDAAHAFDVKYKDTSVLNYGDISTLSFHATKLFHTIEGGALIINDDKLAQKARYLINFGIENAESIPHLGTNAKMNEFEAAMGLCVLDDIEEIKNKRKTISDSYKKELKGLVTFQEQNENASENYSYVPVVFKNEKELLKVQKSLNEKQIFPRRYFYPSLDTLDYIEPKQECKISRDISKRILCLPTFAELTQDEQNIIISTIKKAL
- the rfbB gene encoding dTDP-glucose 4,6-dehydratase yields the protein MKNILLTGTAGFIGSNFVPYFLDKYLEYNLINLDLLTYAGNLDNLKECEGNPRYKFIKGDICNRELVEFIFTEYDISGVIHFAAESHVDNSIKNPGVFVQTNVNGTFTLIDVAYKYWMNKPFEYKEKYNNSRFHHISTDEVYGTLTLNPTDLFTEATPYAPNSPYSASKASSDMIIRAYNETYGMNTVITNCSNNYGPKQHDEKLIPTIIRKALNNESIPIYGDGKNIRDWLYVLDHCKGIDIVYHTGKTANTYNIGGRNERTNLQIVDAITTILDEKVPSKTLGSYKELITFVEDRAGHDRRYAIDATKLETELGWKANENFDTGIILTVEWYLKKYKVTK